A region of Lycium barbarum isolate Lr01 chromosome 3, ASM1917538v2, whole genome shotgun sequence DNA encodes the following proteins:
- the LOC132632700 gene encoding hydroxyproline O-galactosyltransferase GALT6-like, with translation MKRAKFDMVMSLSRQRSVQVLIFIGLVYVIMVGLEVPFVFKTGFSLVSQEGFANRHLNSKTFVLESEEYVEEKKAPNRPLDVPHRVSNQSRPERKIREIHTLLSNLVFDGNSVNMDSTDGFSGILKSSKEAFELGKKFWEELELHKQEVVLVDNNNNKKKEECPHSISISGLEFQEKGRMMVLPCGLTLGSHITVVGKPRKAHQEHDPKISLLKGGQFLMVSQFMMELQGLKTVDGEDPPRILHLNPRLRGDWSGKPVIEHNTCYRMQWGTAQRCDGWRSKDTEETVDRQVKCEKWIRDNDDNHSEQSKSSWWLNRLITGRTKKMSIDWPFPFAEDKLFVLTLSAGFEGYHINVDGRHVTSFPYRTGFALEDATGLYLNGDIDVDSVFAASLPATHPNFAPQRHLDMSSRWKAPPLLDQPVDMFIGILSAGNHFAERMAIRRSWMQHQLIKSSTVVARFFVALHARKEVNVELKKEAEFFGDIVIVPYVDHYDLVVLKTVAICEYGVRVVSAKNIMKCDDDTFVRIDAVIKEVNKVPENRSLYIGNINYHHKPLRSGKWAVTYEEWPEEDYPAYANGPGYVVSSDIANFIVSEFDRHNLKLFKMEDVSMGMWVEKFNSSRPVQYVHSLKFSQSGCVNDYYSAHYQSPRQMICLWNKLQQPGRPECCDMR, from the exons ATGAAGAGGGCAAAATTTGATATGGTCATGTCACTGAGCCGTCAAAGATCGGTCCAAGTTTTGATTTTTATAGGTCTTGTTTATGTAATAATGGTGGGTTTAGAAGTACCTTTTGTTTTCAAAACTGGGTTTAGTTTAGTTTCTCAAGAGGGTTTTGCTAACCGTCATTTAAATTCCAAAACTTTTGTTCTTGAAAGTGAAGAATATGTTGAAGAAAAAAAGGCCCCAAATCGCCCCCTTGATGTGCCACATAGGGTTTCAAATCAATCCAGGCCTGAAAGAAAAATCAGGGAAATCCACACTTTATTGTCAAATTTAGTTTTTGATGGGAATTCTGTGAATATGGATAGTACTGATGGGTTTTCAGGGATTTTGAAATCATCAAAAGAGGCATTTGAGTTAGGGAAAAAGTTCTGGGAAGAACTTGAATTGCATAAACAAGAAGTGGTTCTtgttgataataataataataagaagaaagaagaatGCCCACATTCGATTTCGATTTCCGGGTTGGAATTCCAGGAAAAAGGGAGAATGATGGTGTTACCATGTGGGCTTACTTTAGGGTCTCATATTACAGTTGTTGGGAAACCAAGAAAGGCGCATCAGGAGCATGACCCGAAGATATCTTTGTTGAAAGGTGGTCAATTCTTGATGGTTTCACAGTTTATGATGGAGTTACAGGGGCTTAAGACTGTTGATGGAGAGGACCCACCAAGGATTCTCCATTTGAATCCGCGATTAAGAGGCGATTGGAGTGGAAAGCCCGTGATCGAACACAATACTTGTTATAGGATGCAATGGGGGACGGCACAAAGGTGTGATGGCTGGAGGTCCAAGGATACAGAGGAGACTG TTGATAGACAGGTTAAGTGTGAGAAGTGGATTAGAGATAATGACGACAATCATTCTGAGCAATCAAAGTCATCATGGTGGTTAAACCGGCTTATTACAGGGCGCACAAAGAAGATGTCTATTGATTGGCCATTCCCATTTGCAGAGGATAAGTTATTTGTGCTAACGCTTAGTGCTGGCTTTGAGGGTTATCATATAAATGTTGATGGGAGGCATGTGACCTCATTTCCATATCGAACT GGATTTGCCCTTGAGGATGCCACTGGTTTGTACTTGAACGGTGACATTGATGTTGATTCGGTGTTTGCTGCCTCCTTGCCAGCAACACATCCCAATTTTGCACCTCAGAGACATCTTGATATGTCAAGCAGATGGAAGGCACCCCCTCTCCTTGATCAGCCTGTCGATATGTTCATTGGTATTCTTTCTGCTGGTAATCATTTTGCTGAGCGAATGGCTATAAGGAGGTCTTGGATGCAGCATCAGCTAATCAAATCTTCAACTGTTGTGGCTCGATTCTTTGTTGCATTG CATGCAAGAAAGGAGGTAAATGTCGAGCTAAAGAAAGAAGCAGAATTTTTTGGTGACATTGTCATTGTTCCTTATGTGGATCACTATGACCTCGTGGTTCTGAAAACAGTTGCCATATGTGAATATGGG GTCCGTGTAGTATCTGCCAAAAATATCATGAAGTGCGATGATGATACCTTTGTGAGAATAGATGCAGTTATCAAGGAAGTAAACAAAGTGCCTGAAAATAGGAGCTTGTATATTGGAAATATCAATTACCACCATAAACCCCTACGTAGTGGTAAATGGGCAGTGACATATGAG GAATGGCCAGAAGAAGATTATCCGGCTTATGCAAATGGACCTGGCTACGTAGTTTCATCAGACATTGCTAACTTCATCGTCTCAGAGTTTGATAGACATAACTTAAAg TTGTTCAAGATGGAGGACGTGAGCATGGGAATGTGGGTTGAGAAATTCAATAGCTCAAGACCTGTGCAATATGTACACAGCTTGAAGTTCTCCCAATCTGGATGTGTAAATGATTATTATTCAGCCCATTACCAGTCACCTAGGCAGATGATCTGCTTGTGGAACAAACTGCAACAGCCAGGGCGACCCGAGTGCTGCGACATGAGATGA
- the LOC132634228 gene encoding transcription factor MYB35-like, giving the protein MGRPPCCNDKVLNKRCNWMEEDANTSTFVSKHGIGNWATMSKKSGNGRCGRNQKHRWNNRLKPDLKQDSFTTQEEELIIKLHATIGSRWSIIAQQLAGRTDNDVKNLWNTKLKKKLSAMGIDPVTHKPFSQILTDYGNIGGFPKARTRFVSLNRELKGAFMSRPEQLQHSLENFQNFNSHCVTTIKLPKTETSEERFFNNNQASVDLLSEFEAIKFVTESSNYNSQKAIFSNSNPIIDCSSSPLSSSSSSSGSQSLTKNQVSWCDYLIDDAFLPSNFKDQEDTLTTKEKLVCSGAQDGPNNMSSMKDFDTSLPTKGSSSSSSSSFVEAMLECENEMFLNFPGLSEDPFY; this is encoded by the exons ATGGGGAGGCCTCCTTGTTGCAATGATAAGGTGCTAAATAAAAGATGTAATTGGATGGAAGAGGATGCAAACACATCTACATTTGTCTCCAAGCATGGAATTGGTAATTGGGCAACCATGTCCAAGAAATCAG GAAACGGGAGATGTGGGAGGAATCAGAAGCATAGGTGGAACAATCGTCTGAAACCTGATCTTAAGCAGGACAGCTTCACAACCCAAGAAGAGGAACTCATCATTAAGCTTCATGCCACTATAGGAAGCAG GTGGTCCATAATAGCACAACAACTTGCTGGGAGAACAGACAACGATGTGAAGAACTTATGGAACACTAAGCTGAAAAAGAAGCTCTCTGCAATGGGGATCGATCCAGTCACTCACAAGCCCTTCTCCCAAATTCTCACTGACTATGGAAACATCGGTGGCTTTCCGAAAGCCAGAACTCGTTTCGTGTCTCTTAACAGAGAGCTAAAGGGTGCATTTATGTCTAGACCAGAACAACTTCAACATTCTTTAGAAAATTTTCAAAACTTCAACAGCCATTGTGTGACAACAATTAAGCTACCAAAAACTGAAACTTCAGAAGAACGTTTCTTTAACAACAATCAGGCTTCTGTTGATCTGCTTTCCGAGTTTGAAGCCATAAAATTTGTAACAGAGTCCTCAAATTATAATTCCCAAAAGGCAATTTTCTCCAATTCCAACCCCATAATTGACTGCTCTTCTTCGCCATTGTcatcgtcgtcatcatcatcTGGATCTCAATCTTTAACTAAAAATCAAGTCAGCTGGTGTGACTATCTTATTGATGATGCGTTTCTTCCATCAAATTTCAAAGATCAAGAAGATACATTAACCACAAAAGAAAAGCTAGTGTGTTCGGGAGCTCAAGATGGGCCAAACAACATGTCATCGATGAAGGATTTTGATACCTCGTTACCTACAAAgggttcatcatcatcatcatcgtcatcatttgTTGAAGCCATGCTAGAATGTGAAAATGAAATGTTCTTGAACTTCCCTGGCCTCTCTGAGGATCCCTTTTACTAG
- the LOC132632699 gene encoding uncharacterized protein LOC132632699, with protein sequence MGQGEESKTKTESNVQVQERGEIFFFYRPKVGKQEAHNPNDVQRLYIVLRPESGEHSIEVKQDPHSGKEGKELGSHIDPEKPNRDISSNKENSGAEGGNGKQEVNIEKEPLLRLIVMGRKSLPDPSKKTGHRPYWGFVEMVTTKIDDVKAALKGEEYDTSTRGHRVVAPARAVGEGIYRILKHNPKKRVHTHLVYKLEFPAEDEKNEPQEELNIKREGSFLIQIKNPEQHGSGSQFRGLQNKRKATFPAHLQGEFGHLRYHPADPPDFLNYEGCEFLLISASNDIEEELGLELKTETEGGEEAEYEHDPSCSDLVRTFGETTSIRPLLRGTWV encoded by the exons ATGGGACAAGGCGAGGAATCGAAGACCAAAACTGAATCCAACGTTCAAGTTCAG GAAAGAGGTGAAATATTCTTCTTTTACCGACCAAAAGTTGGCAAACAAGAAGCACATAACCCCAACGATGTCCAACGCTTATACATCGTACTCCGTCCTGAATCAGGCGAACATTCCATCGAAGTCAAACAAGATCCTCATTCCGGCAAAGAAGGTAAAGAACTCGGTTCCCACATAGACCCTGAAAAACCCAACCGTGACATTTCCTCAAATAAGGAGAATTCGGGCGCTGAAGGAGGAAATGGTAAGCAAGAAGTTAATATTGAAAAAGAACCTTTGCTTCGGCTCATTGTAATGGGGAGGAAAAGTCTACCTGATCCTAGTAAGAAAACAGGGCACCGTCCTTATTGGGGTTTCGTCGAAATGGTAACGACGAAAATTGACGATGTAAAAGCAGCTCTAAAGGGTGAAGAATACGACACCTCAACTAGAGGACACCGTGTAGTTGCCCCAGCTAGAGCTGTAGGAGAAGGAATTTATCGAATATTGAAGCATAATCCAAAGAAGAGAGTGCATACTCATTTGGTTTACAAGCTTGAATTTCCAGCTGAGGATGAGAAAAATGAACCTCAGGAGGAGTTGAACATAAAGAGAGAAGGGTCATTTCTGATTCAAATCAAGAACCCGGAACAACATGGAAGTGGATCGCAGTTTAGGGGGCTGCAAAATAAGAGGAAAGCGACATTCCCAGCACATTTGCAAGGTGAATTTGGGCACTTGAGGTATCATCCAGCGGACCCACCGGATTTTTTGAACTATGAAGGGTGTGAGTTTTTGCTGATATCTGCTTCTAATGATATAGAAGAGGAGTTGGGATTGGAACTGAAGACGGAAACTGAAGGAGGTGAAGAAGCAGAGTATGAACATGATCCGTCTTGTTCGGATTTGGTCAGGACTTTTGGTGAAACTACTTCAATTCGTCCTCTTCTGAGAGGCACTTGGGTTTGA